In Pedobacter heparinus DSM 2366, the following are encoded in one genomic region:
- a CDS encoding PAS domain S-box protein, which translates to MSDPINVLSAEQLNYILSFSPTATAIHVGEQAQIQFANDAMLAIWGRGKEVLGKTLVQAMPELEGQPFVEMFARVWHEGITLSGSDTPAEILTNGELNTFYFDFEYRAIKNEVGSVIGILHTATDVTERYLNRRDLAMAIQNKELLEREQTLNEELAASNEELSAINEELLTSREELARMNAELESMVQERVKAFAESEERFRSMADNTDVLVAVADESGRRFYFNKAWSKLTGRTADKLMVSGWHDLIHELDRQRFQDVHGAAFAKRASYSDEIRVLGQDGSYHWLVKKGTPRFLSDGTFAGYISSCIDITQRKLDEQKLQSLNEKLAASNEEFAALNEELATTNEELAASYDELVLSEARFRNLIKQAPVAICVIRANDLMITEVNTGYLELVGKQLAQLENHTIWDAVAEAAEVYAPLMQQVISTGIPFHAREHELILVRNGIDETVFVDFVYEPVTDLQGQVTSIMVVGNEVTDKVLARRRIEDAEERSRLAIEAAEIGTYEFSYIDGSLTSSERFNEIFGLQEPVSRERVLATYHPLDEGVSEQAHAIAKQTGRLFYETRLLLTGGALKWIRVQGNVHYSSEGVLKKLLGTVIDITEFKRLQQQKDDFISIASHELKTPITSLKASLQLLERMKANPTPMLSRLIEQSNRSMEKVSVLVDDLLNVTRINEGQMALVKKKFSFNKMIDECCSQVRQLGTHELVVQGVKELQIVADENRIEQVISNFVTNAVKYATASREIFLKIEDLDQQVKISVRDTGPGIPANKLPHLFDRYFRADQTGAQVSGLGLGLYICADIIKRHGGEIGVDSIEGVGSTFWFTIPIGG; encoded by the coding sequence ATGAGTGATCCGATAAATGTACTGAGTGCTGAACAATTAAACTATATCCTCTCATTCTCCCCCACGGCTACTGCTATTCACGTAGGTGAACAAGCACAAATTCAATTTGCCAATGATGCTATGCTTGCCATTTGGGGCAGAGGTAAAGAAGTGTTGGGAAAAACTTTGGTCCAGGCGATGCCTGAACTGGAAGGCCAGCCATTTGTAGAGATGTTTGCAAGAGTCTGGCATGAGGGCATCACCCTTTCAGGATCGGACACTCCGGCCGAAATCCTGACCAATGGAGAACTGAATACTTTTTATTTTGATTTTGAATACCGGGCCATTAAGAATGAGGTAGGAAGCGTAATAGGCATATTGCACACGGCTACAGATGTGACAGAACGATACCTCAACAGACGTGACCTCGCGATGGCGATACAAAATAAGGAACTGCTGGAACGTGAGCAAACATTGAATGAGGAATTGGCTGCATCAAATGAGGAGCTAAGTGCCATTAATGAAGAGCTGCTGACAAGCCGGGAAGAACTTGCCAGAATGAATGCGGAACTGGAATCGATGGTGCAAGAGCGGGTAAAAGCATTTGCAGAAAGTGAAGAGCGTTTCCGGTCTATGGCCGACAACACCGATGTATTGGTTGCCGTAGCAGATGAAAGCGGAAGGCGGTTTTACTTCAATAAAGCCTGGTCGAAGCTTACCGGAAGAACAGCCGATAAGCTTATGGTTTCGGGATGGCATGATCTGATCCATGAGCTGGACAGGCAGCGGTTCCAGGATGTGCATGGAGCCGCGTTTGCAAAACGGGCATCCTACTCAGATGAGATAAGAGTGCTCGGACAAGATGGATCCTACCATTGGCTGGTAAAAAAAGGAACACCCAGATTTCTATCTGATGGAACCTTTGCCGGATATATCAGTTCCTGCATTGATATTACCCAAAGAAAACTGGACGAGCAGAAATTGCAGTCCCTCAATGAAAAACTGGCAGCGTCTAATGAAGAATTTGCTGCGTTGAACGAAGAGCTGGCTACGACGAACGAAGAGCTTGCTGCTTCTTATGATGAGCTGGTGCTCAGTGAAGCGCGTTTCAGGAATCTGATCAAACAAGCTCCTGTAGCGATCTGCGTCATTAGGGCTAATGATCTGATGATCACCGAAGTCAACACCGGGTATTTGGAACTGGTCGGCAAGCAGTTGGCGCAGTTGGAAAACCATACAATTTGGGACGCAGTGGCAGAGGCTGCCGAAGTCTATGCGCCGCTTATGCAGCAGGTGATCTCTACCGGAATCCCTTTTCACGCCAGAGAGCATGAGCTAATACTGGTACGTAATGGCATTGATGAAACAGTATTCGTTGATTTTGTCTATGAACCGGTGACTGATCTGCAGGGACAAGTCACTTCAATTATGGTGGTCGGTAATGAGGTAACCGATAAAGTATTGGCCAGGAGGCGCATAGAAGATGCGGAGGAGCGCAGTCGCCTTGCGATAGAAGCGGCTGAAATTGGCACCTACGAATTCAGCTATATCGATGGATCCCTTACCAGCTCAGAGCGGTTTAATGAGATCTTCGGGCTTCAGGAACCGGTAAGCAGAGAACGGGTACTGGCAACCTATCATCCCTTAGATGAGGGTGTGAGTGAACAGGCGCACGCCATTGCCAAGCAGACCGGACGCCTGTTTTACGAGACACGTCTGTTGCTAACCGGTGGTGCACTCAAGTGGATACGTGTGCAGGGTAACGTTCATTACAGCAGCGAGGGAGTGCTAAAGAAGCTGTTAGGCACCGTGATCGACATTACTGAGTTCAAAAGATTGCAGCAGCAAAAGGATGATTTTATTTCTATTGCCAGCCACGAACTAAAAACCCCGATTACCAGTCTTAAAGCATCCTTACAACTATTAGAAAGAATGAAGGCAAATCCTACGCCAATGCTATCCCGGCTGATAGAACAGTCCAACAGAAGCATGGAGAAAGTTTCTGTACTGGTCGATGATTTATTGAATGTAACCAGGATAAACGAAGGTCAGATGGCGCTGGTAAAAAAGAAATTTAGTTTTAATAAGATGATAGACGAATGCTGCTCACAGGTTAGGCAACTGGGAACACATGAGCTTGTTGTGCAAGGCGTAAAGGAACTGCAGATTGTGGCGGATGAGAACCGCATCGAGCAGGTGATTTCAAACTTCGTAACCAATGCAGTAAAGTATGCCACGGCCAGCAGGGAGATTTTTCTTAAAATTGAAGATCTTGATCAGCAGGTTAAAATATCGGTAAGAGACACCGGCCCCGGCATTCCAGCTAATAAACTGCCACATTTATTTGATCGGTATTTCCGGGCCGACCAAACGGGTGCCCAGGTCTCCGGTTTGGGTTTGGGGCTCTATATCTGCGCTGATATCATCAAGCGGCATGGTGGAGAGATCGGGGTCGACAGCATTGAAGGTGTTGGTTCAACATTTTGGTTTACTATTCCTATTGGAGGATAG
- a CDS encoding helix-turn-helix domain-containing protein — protein MFSNQSIDENYVPVLKQIYVSPEMILARLEQLIDEHYKEEKDPVFYADRLALGIQKLNHITREHTQQTVFMLVQQRVLLESKRLLLVGGMPIKFIAYELGFEYPSYFCRFFKKMTGLRAKDWRRGMKICQRLELNDALPLSSNRNSKPKC, from the coding sequence ATGTACCGGTGCTGAAACAAATCTATGTTTCGCCGGAAATGATATTGGCCAGATTGGAGCAATTGATTGATGAACATTATAAAGAGGAAAAAGACCCGGTTTTTTATGCAGATAGGTTGGCGCTTGGTATTCAAAAACTAAATCATATTACCAGGGAACATACGCAGCAAACTGTATTTATGCTGGTACAGCAGCGGGTTTTGCTGGAAAGCAAGCGTTTGCTGCTTGTTGGTGGTATGCCTATTAAGTTTATTGCATATGAACTGGGTTTTGAGTATCCGTCGTACTTTTGCCGGTTTTTTAAAAAAATGACAGGGCTGAGGGCGAAGGATTGGAGGAGGGGAATGAAAATCTGTCAGCGGCTTGAATTGAACGATGCCCTTCCGCTATCCTCCAATAGGAATAGTAAACCAAAATGTTGA